One Tautonia rosea genomic window carries:
- a CDS encoding DUF4340 domain-containing protein, translating to MMGKRATVVLLVLFFGGLGALWWARTAGVPTADERRAMQGRVLPQLLKVETEQITRIEIDDPSTGDQIALERRDDAWQIVSPINALADRRQAEGLLNNLKSLQASPEAGTLAGDPARFGLEPADRVIRVFRSGDQEPIATLALGDELERLRYVRAEGGPITLTDSLRVEPNAVDPQSWRERGLFEIYTYDVKAINVVGPGRRLNVVFDGGRWRIVHPFRAPANAEAINGLLADLAELEAIAGAEGFAAEDVEDLAPFGLDPENATIITLLPAGLTGSPEPQMAYLGSAPEGQDDLRFARRAGQDDVLVVRPRKVAELGLDPQAVRSRKVVDFRPSEVQGIQIEARGQTYQLAKGSDGWRVQSPSEGLADALDVATLLETLVALESAEFFRADEVGAERSGLDAPAATVSVWLDRPEPGDDDGPLFERSANASLKIGRFDAGRKLVYGQLERDEETVLALPGTVLTIVPDGRLALRDRTLVRQDPRTVRRIELTRGERSLTLERSASSGVGGAQGTWEVIEPTLAPADRLATMMLIEGLSRLRAERWVEDSDEPLASFGLEEPNLRVTWEGESGEPMTRTLEVGAVVPDRPEEAFARLDRESGVFTIGPKLLAVLTAEFRDRRLLAFPVEQAIRIAVQGSDAEVVFVRGNSGTWEPEAGADAWPEGYDADRVAALAASLAELTADQIVQDDGSMPEGRGLTDPELMIEVRLKEPEGVATVRLGSVVNGLRFAAMKAEGPGAVFLIKAEPFDLPVPRSGDRTDEQP from the coding sequence ATGATGGGCAAGCGAGCAACGGTGGTTCTCCTCGTCCTTTTTTTCGGAGGCCTGGGTGCGCTCTGGTGGGCGAGGACGGCAGGCGTGCCGACGGCCGACGAACGCAGGGCGATGCAAGGCCGGGTCCTGCCGCAGTTGCTCAAGGTGGAGACGGAGCAGATTACCCGGATCGAAATTGACGATCCGAGCACGGGCGATCAGATCGCCCTGGAACGACGGGACGATGCCTGGCAGATCGTTTCGCCGATCAACGCCCTCGCCGATCGCCGACAGGCAGAGGGGTTGCTGAACAACCTGAAGTCGCTTCAGGCGTCTCCTGAGGCGGGCACCCTGGCAGGCGACCCGGCGCGGTTCGGGCTGGAGCCGGCGGATCGGGTGATTCGGGTGTTTCGATCGGGGGATCAAGAACCGATCGCCACGCTCGCCCTGGGAGACGAGCTGGAACGCCTGCGCTACGTGAGGGCCGAGGGGGGGCCGATCACCCTGACCGATTCCCTTCGGGTCGAGCCGAACGCGGTGGACCCCCAGAGCTGGCGCGAGCGGGGGCTGTTCGAGATTTACACGTATGATGTGAAGGCGATCAACGTGGTTGGCCCCGGAAGGCGGCTCAACGTAGTCTTCGATGGGGGTCGGTGGCGGATTGTCCATCCGTTCCGAGCGCCGGCCAATGCGGAAGCGATCAACGGGTTGCTCGCCGATCTGGCTGAACTGGAGGCGATTGCCGGGGCTGAGGGGTTCGCGGCCGAGGATGTGGAGGATCTGGCCCCCTTTGGCCTCGACCCGGAGAACGCCACCATCATCACCCTTCTGCCGGCGGGGCTGACCGGCTCCCCCGAGCCGCAGATGGCGTACCTGGGAAGCGCCCCGGAAGGCCAGGACGACCTGCGCTTTGCCAGGCGAGCGGGGCAGGATGATGTGCTGGTGGTCCGGCCTCGCAAGGTGGCCGAACTCGGCCTGGACCCGCAAGCGGTGCGAAGCCGGAAGGTCGTCGATTTCCGACCGAGCGAGGTGCAGGGCATTCAGATTGAAGCCAGAGGCCAGACCTATCAACTTGCCAAGGGGTCGGACGGCTGGCGAGTGCAATCGCCGAGCGAAGGGTTGGCCGATGCGCTCGATGTGGCGACCTTGCTGGAAACGCTCGTCGCTTTGGAATCGGCTGAGTTCTTCCGAGCGGACGAGGTGGGGGCCGAGCGGTCAGGACTAGATGCGCCGGCGGCGACGGTGTCGGTCTGGCTCGATCGGCCTGAGCCGGGAGACGACGACGGCCCGCTGTTCGAGCGATCGGCCAATGCGTCGTTGAAAATCGGTCGATTCGACGCTGGTCGCAAGCTGGTGTACGGGCAGTTGGAACGGGATGAGGAGACCGTGCTCGCCCTGCCGGGAACGGTGCTTACGATTGTTCCCGATGGTCGGCTCGCGTTACGCGATCGAACCCTGGTGCGACAGGACCCGAGGACGGTCCGGCGGATCGAGCTGACCCGAGGGGAGCGGTCGCTGACCCTGGAGCGGTCGGCAAGCTCCGGCGTCGGAGGGGCGCAGGGGACCTGGGAGGTGATTGAGCCGACGCTCGCGCCGGCGGATCGCCTGGCGACGATGATGCTGATCGAGGGGCTTTCGCGGCTTCGGGCCGAACGGTGGGTTGAGGATTCGGACGAGCCGTTGGCGAGCTTCGGGCTTGAGGAACCAAACCTTCGGGTCACGTGGGAAGGGGAGTCGGGCGAGCCGATGACACGGACCCTGGAGGTGGGGGCCGTGGTGCCGGATCGCCCCGAGGAAGCCTTCGCGAGGCTCGACCGCGAGTCGGGTGTCTTCACAATCGGCCCGAAACTGCTGGCGGTCTTGACGGCTGAATTCCGCGATCGGCGCTTACTGGCGTTTCCGGTTGAGCAGGCGATTCGAATTGCGGTGCAGGGCTCGGACGCGGAGGTGGTCTTCGTCCGGGGAAACTCGGGGACATGGGAACCTGAGGCGGGAGCGGACGCCTGGCCGGAGGGATACGACGCCGATCGCGTGGCGGCTCTTGCCGCGAGCCTGGCGGAGCTGACGGCCGATCAGATCGTGCAGGATGACGGGTCGATGCCCGAAGGGCGCGGCCTGACCGATCCAGAGTTGATGATCGAGGTGCGGCTGAAGGAGCCGGAAGGGGTGGCCACGGTTCGGCTCGGATCGGTGGTCAACGGGCTCCGATTCGCGGCGATGAAGGCTGAAGGCCCCGGCGCGGTGTTCCTGATCAAGGCCGAGCCGTTCGATCTGCCGGTGCCTCGATCGGGGGATCGGACGGACGAGCAGCCGTGA
- a CDS encoding restriction endonuclease has translation MECLGPQCASMLLEWLRARAEATSEEGGSSSENASAGGASKPVQGVLWSSLPYDDDAPAIRSEAELEGAFEHLEYAVFRRFENQLTRAERARLDNTIRNVLFKIERYAARLSGEVGSVVERRRRVIEEMVVEAREKAERLRLQARRADLKLAQLANLSPEGFEEFVAELFEAIGYTVDRVGGTGDEGVDLRVERKGLRGVVQCKYHKKGVVGSPELQKFLGTIHHTSSHKGFFVTTRTFSLAAERFAGDHPIELVDGPRLVELVREAMGPGAVKEPEPVWF, from the coding sequence ATGGAGTGTCTGGGACCACAGTGCGCAAGCATGTTACTGGAGTGGCTCCGCGCACGAGCCGAAGCGACGTCGGAGGAAGGCGGTTCGTCGTCGGAGAATGCGTCGGCCGGAGGTGCGTCGAAGCCGGTGCAAGGCGTGCTGTGGTCGAGTTTGCCGTACGATGACGACGCGCCTGCGATCCGCTCGGAGGCGGAGCTGGAAGGGGCGTTCGAGCACCTGGAGTACGCCGTCTTCCGCCGCTTCGAGAATCAACTGACGCGGGCCGAACGAGCACGGCTGGACAACACGATCCGCAATGTCCTGTTCAAGATTGAGCGGTATGCGGCTCGACTGTCGGGCGAGGTGGGCTCGGTGGTGGAGCGTCGCCGCCGGGTGATCGAGGAGATGGTGGTCGAGGCTCGGGAGAAGGCCGAGCGGTTGCGGTTGCAGGCGCGTCGGGCCGACCTGAAGCTGGCTCAACTGGCGAATCTTTCGCCCGAAGGGTTCGAGGAGTTCGTGGCCGAGCTGTTCGAGGCGATCGGCTACACGGTCGATCGCGTGGGAGGCACGGGAGACGAAGGGGTCGATTTGCGAGTCGAGCGCAAAGGGCTTCGTGGTGTCGTACAGTGCAAATATCATAAAAAAGGTGTGGTCGGCTCTCCTGAGCTTCAGAAGTTTCTGGGGACGATCCACCACACGTCCAGTCATAAAGGGTTTTTCGTGACCACGAGGACGTTCTCGCTCGCCGCGGAACGGTTTGCCGGCGACCATCCGATTGAACTGGTGGACGGGCCGAGGCTCGTTGAGCTGGTGCGCGAGGCGATGGGTCCGGGAGCCGTCAAGGAGCCCGAGCCGGTCTGGTTCTGA
- a CDS encoding flavoprotein, with protein sequence MARIILGVTGSVAAIRSPMLRAALRAEGHAVRVVATEPALKFFDPAELGPPDPDDALRMGGPLYRDADEWAFDRWRRDDPVLHIELRRWAELLVVAPLDANTLGKFALGLSDSCLSCLFRAWDFARPVVLAPAMNTLMWESPVTRRHLRLLLEDWGDGGPDRAWTLDEAQAIFEEHAPGLRLVGPIVKRLACGDQGRGGMAEVSEVVAAVRMALVRNERAADPGVPLPD encoded by the coding sequence ATGGCGCGGATCATCCTTGGCGTGACCGGCTCGGTCGCGGCGATTCGATCGCCGATGCTCCGGGCCGCCCTGAGGGCCGAGGGTCATGCGGTCCGGGTGGTTGCCACGGAACCGGCCTTGAAGTTTTTCGACCCGGCCGAGCTGGGTCCACCCGACCCGGATGACGCCTTGAGGATGGGCGGCCCGCTCTATCGCGATGCGGATGAGTGGGCCTTCGATCGCTGGAGGCGAGACGATCCGGTGCTGCACATCGAGTTGCGGCGCTGGGCCGAATTGCTGGTGGTGGCGCCGCTGGATGCCAATACGCTGGGCAAGTTTGCTCTGGGATTGAGCGATTCGTGCCTGAGTTGCCTGTTCCGGGCCTGGGATTTTGCCCGCCCGGTGGTGCTCGCCCCAGCGATGAATACCTTGATGTGGGAAAGCCCCGTCACCCGCCGTCATCTGCGGCTCTTGCTGGAAGACTGGGGGGACGGCGGCCCCGATCGGGCCTGGACGCTCGACGAGGCTCAGGCGATTTTCGAGGAGCACGCGCCGGGGCTCCGGCTCGTCGGGCCGATCGTCAAACGCCTGGCCTGTGGCGACCAGGGACGCGGCGGCATGGCCGAGGTGTCTGAGGTCGTCGCCGCGGTTCGGATGGCGCTGGTTCGTAACGAACGTGCTGCCGATCCTGGGGTGCCTTTGCCCGATTGA
- a CDS encoding alpha/beta hydrolase-fold protein gives MRGWRGPIAALLLLLMGSAPAEGQYFNLTNLKWLNHRLAGHVDDYTQNHGEDRRIFSPILGRSRDLYVYTPPGYDPRRQYPVILWLHMGYVDEHVFVGTPALRRLDRMIQRGEMPPVVIAAPDATADGENRTTAVHSLFVNSRVGRFEDHLVHEVLPFVMAHYSIRPEREAHGILGLSGGGFGGMSIAIRRRDLFGAVATLASPINVRYDDIRPSGPRSNFNPETYRWKESYDPDEVYGVFSFGLRRTRASKYIGPLFGDGPEVNDYLRALNPADLLFTSGLQPGKLAIFCHFGGRDNWNFDAHAMSFAWLAASQGVHVELVTDPLAAHNIQYFRENQEDAYRFLGQYLLPPTGPWMLAPGP, from the coding sequence ATGCGAGGCTGGCGAGGCCCGATTGCGGCACTCCTGCTGTTGCTGATGGGCTCGGCACCGGCTGAGGGACAGTATTTCAACCTCACGAACCTCAAGTGGCTCAACCACCGGCTTGCCGGCCACGTCGACGATTACACCCAGAACCACGGCGAAGACCGGCGCATTTTTTCTCCGATTCTCGGCCGGTCGCGCGACCTGTACGTCTACACGCCTCCTGGTTACGACCCGAGGCGGCAGTATCCGGTGATCCTCTGGCTGCACATGGGGTATGTGGATGAACACGTGTTCGTCGGCACCCCGGCCCTGCGGCGGCTTGACCGGATGATTCAGCGCGGGGAGATGCCGCCGGTGGTGATTGCCGCCCCCGACGCCACGGCCGACGGTGAGAACCGGACCACGGCGGTTCACTCATTGTTCGTGAACAGCCGCGTGGGACGCTTCGAGGACCACCTGGTCCACGAGGTCCTCCCGTTTGTGATGGCGCACTATTCGATCCGACCGGAACGGGAAGCGCACGGGATTCTTGGCCTCTCAGGCGGTGGGTTCGGCGGGATGAGCATTGCGATTCGACGCCGCGACCTGTTCGGCGCGGTGGCCACGCTGGCCTCGCCGATCAATGTGCGGTACGACGACATCCGGCCAAGCGGACCGCGCTCGAACTTCAACCCCGAGACGTACCGCTGGAAGGAATCTTACGACCCGGATGAGGTCTACGGCGTCTTCTCGTTCGGGTTGCGGCGCACGCGAGCGTCGAAGTATATCGGGCCGCTGTTCGGCGACGGCCCGGAGGTGAATGATTACCTCCGCGCGTTGAATCCGGCTGATCTCCTGTTCACGAGCGGCCTTCAGCCGGGCAAGTTGGCGATCTTCTGCCACTTCGGCGGCCGGGACAACTGGAACTTCGACGCTCACGCCATGTCGTTCGCCTGGCTGGCGGCCTCGCAAGGCGTGCATGTCGAGCTGGTGACCGACCCCCTGGCGGCGCACAACATTCAATACTTTCGCGAGAACCAGGAAGACGCCTACCGATTCCTCGGCCAGTATCTCTTACCTCCCACCGGCCCCTGGATGCTGGCTCCGGGGCCGTGA
- a CDS encoding translation initiation factor — translation MGRLFAGTQWDRPPRCDRCGALESECTCPPAEPPAPDRIDPSRQTARIRVEKRPKGKSVTTVRGLDPLGNDLPALAAQLKTAIGGGGTVKDDGSIEIQGSHPDRVESLLASIGYKTKRG, via the coding sequence ATGGGCCGCCTCTTCGCCGGAACGCAATGGGACCGTCCCCCGCGCTGCGACCGCTGCGGGGCTTTGGAATCGGAATGCACCTGCCCTCCCGCTGAGCCCCCCGCCCCGGATCGCATCGACCCGAGTCGCCAGACCGCCCGCATTCGGGTCGAGAAGCGACCGAAGGGGAAATCCGTCACCACCGTTCGCGGCCTTGATCCGCTTGGCAACGACCTGCCCGCCCTGGCCGCCCAGCTCAAGACCGCAATCGGCGGCGGCGGCACGGTCAAGGACGACGGCTCGATCGAGATCCAGGGGAGCCACCCCGACCGTGTCGAGTCCCTCCTCGCCTCGATCGGTTACAAGACCAAACGCGGCTGA
- a CDS encoding DinB family protein has translation MTLSSLIDHYEKGGPLLAYATSSLDREQETARPGPGAWSLAELTIHLLDSDLVSADRIKRVIAEDSPTLLAYDENAWCARLDYQSLPVEEAVSMFVANRRWIAHILRSLPESDFARSGNHTERGRITLADLVRSAVGHLDHHLAFLYAKRGNLGISIYPRYRMVPE, from the coding sequence GTGACCCTCAGCAGCCTGATCGACCACTATGAGAAGGGTGGCCCCTTGCTCGCCTACGCCACCTCCAGCCTCGACCGCGAGCAGGAGACCGCCCGGCCCGGCCCCGGGGCCTGGAGCCTCGCCGAGCTGACGATTCACCTGCTCGACAGCGACCTCGTCTCCGCCGACCGCATCAAGCGCGTCATTGCCGAGGACTCGCCAACGCTTTTGGCCTACGACGAAAACGCCTGGTGCGCCCGGCTCGACTACCAGTCCCTCCCCGTCGAGGAAGCCGTCAGCATGTTCGTCGCCAACCGCCGCTGGATCGCCCACATCCTCCGATCGCTCCCCGAATCCGACTTCGCCCGCTCCGGCAACCACACCGAACGCGGCCGCATCACCCTCGCCGACCTCGTCCGCAGCGCCGTCGGCCACCTCGACCACCACCTCGCCTTCCTCTACGCCAAGCGAGGCAACCTCGGCATCTCCATCTACCCGCGCTATCGCATGGTTCCCGAGTGA
- a CDS encoding NADPH-dependent assimilatory sulfite reductase hemoprotein subunit, whose translation MSTGGNGAPKQSKAETLKLESQYLKLPLIDEVNAGGTSISEPAMQVLKFHGSYQQDNRDVRVQLRREGHEPAYSFMVRVRIPGGRINARQYLACDELSRTVGNETLRITTRQEFQLHGILKQDLKATVRKVNETLLDTLAACGDVERNILSCPAPFHGTVRDQMQEDLLELAAHLSPRATSYWDIWLDGEKIENPDAPKPQPALVPTPGDDAVEPIYGKFYMPRKFKTAFALPEDNCTDVYANDLGYIAVVENGELIGYNIVVGGGMGTTPSAKKTFPAVAVDLCYVPRSEVLRIGEAVVKVQRDFGDRGDRKRARLKYVIYDWGIDAFKAKVEEYLGEPLTPPKPITVNEVDDHMGWHEQGDGRWFLGIPVENGRIKDEGTMRLASGLRAYFETYGTPARLTCLQSILLIDIPTERKDEINAWLQEYGIASVETTSTVRRWSMACPALPTCGLAVTESERVLPSVMDQFEEAMARLGLEGERYAVHMTGCPNGCARPYNCDIGLVGRGASKNPDGSPGPGTYTIFLGGRVQGDRLNSVFKDYVPLEKIVDELVPVFSRFKADRQPGEAFGDFCHRVGVETLAAEEEAAKA comes from the coding sequence GTGAGTACCGGCGGCAACGGCGCACCGAAGCAGAGCAAGGCGGAGACCTTGAAGCTGGAGAGCCAGTACCTGAAGCTCCCGCTGATTGACGAGGTGAATGCCGGAGGCACCTCGATCAGCGAGCCGGCGATGCAGGTGTTGAAGTTTCACGGCTCGTATCAGCAAGATAACCGCGACGTCCGGGTGCAACTGCGCCGCGAGGGGCACGAACCGGCGTATTCGTTCATGGTTCGGGTGCGGATTCCCGGGGGTCGAATCAATGCCCGGCAGTACCTGGCCTGCGATGAGCTGTCGCGCACGGTCGGCAATGAAACACTGCGGATCACGACCCGGCAGGAGTTCCAGCTTCACGGCATCCTGAAGCAGGACCTCAAGGCGACCGTCCGCAAGGTGAACGAGACCCTGCTCGACACCCTGGCCGCTTGCGGAGACGTGGAGCGGAACATCCTGAGTTGCCCAGCGCCGTTCCACGGCACGGTTCGCGACCAGATGCAAGAGGACCTGCTCGAGCTGGCCGCGCACCTAAGCCCCCGGGCGACGAGCTACTGGGACATCTGGCTCGACGGCGAGAAGATCGAGAACCCCGACGCCCCGAAGCCCCAGCCGGCGCTTGTTCCGACCCCCGGTGACGACGCAGTCGAGCCGATTTACGGCAAGTTCTACATGCCCCGGAAGTTCAAGACAGCGTTTGCCCTGCCCGAGGATAATTGCACGGATGTGTACGCCAACGACCTTGGCTACATCGCCGTGGTCGAGAACGGCGAGCTGATCGGCTACAACATCGTCGTCGGCGGCGGCATGGGCACAACGCCGAGCGCGAAGAAGACATTCCCGGCCGTGGCGGTGGATTTGTGCTACGTCCCTCGGTCGGAGGTGCTTCGGATCGGCGAGGCCGTGGTGAAGGTTCAGCGCGACTTCGGCGACCGGGGCGACCGCAAGCGGGCCCGCCTGAAGTATGTCATCTACGACTGGGGGATCGACGCCTTCAAGGCGAAGGTCGAGGAGTACCTCGGCGAACCGCTGACCCCTCCGAAGCCGATCACGGTGAACGAGGTGGACGACCACATGGGCTGGCACGAGCAAGGAGACGGGCGCTGGTTCCTCGGGATTCCGGTCGAGAACGGCCGGATCAAGGACGAGGGGACCATGCGGCTGGCCAGCGGCCTGCGGGCCTACTTCGAGACGTACGGCACCCCGGCGCGCCTGACCTGCTTGCAGTCGATCCTGCTCATCGACATCCCCACCGAACGCAAGGACGAGATCAACGCCTGGCTGCAGGAGTACGGGATCGCCTCGGTCGAAACGACGTCGACCGTGCGCCGCTGGTCGATGGCCTGCCCTGCCCTGCCCACGTGCGGCCTGGCGGTGACGGAGTCGGAGCGGGTCTTGCCGTCGGTTATGGACCAGTTCGAGGAGGCGATGGCCCGCCTCGGCCTGGAAGGGGAACGCTACGCCGTCCACATGACCGGCTGCCCGAACGGGTGCGCCCGGCCTTATAACTGCGACATCGGCCTGGTGGGTCGCGGGGCCTCAAAGAACCCCGACGGCTCTCCCGGACCGGGGACGTACACGATTTTCCTCGGCGGTCGAGTGCAAGGGGACCGGCTCAACTCGGTCTTCAAGGACTACGTGCCACTGGAGAAGATCGTCGACGAACTGGTTCCTGTTTTCTCCCGCTTCAAGGCCGATCGCCAGCCGGGCGAGGCGTTCGGTGACTTCTGTCATCGGGTCGGGGTTGAGACGCTGGCAGCCGAAGAAGAAGCGGCGAAGGCGTGA
- a CDS encoding cytidine deaminase, with amino-acid sequence MMTVDDETLQTLIETARRASEAAYCPYSRFPVGAAVLGEDGAIVGGCNVENASYGLTVCAERNAIFAAVAKGLTTIRVVVVFTPTETPTAPCGACRQVIHEFGPGAEIISVCDGPDRLRARLAELLPVAFGPRALDPVDEPKRTLS; translated from the coding sequence ATGATGACCGTCGATGACGAGACGCTTCAGACCTTGATCGAAACGGCTCGCCGGGCGAGCGAAGCGGCGTATTGTCCGTACAGCCGGTTCCCCGTGGGCGCAGCGGTGCTGGGGGAAGACGGGGCGATCGTCGGCGGGTGCAATGTTGAGAATGCGTCGTATGGCCTGACGGTCTGCGCCGAGCGGAACGCGATCTTCGCGGCAGTGGCGAAGGGATTGACGACGATCCGCGTGGTGGTCGTGTTCACGCCGACCGAGACCCCGACGGCCCCCTGCGGGGCGTGTCGGCAGGTGATCCATGAATTCGGGCCGGGGGCTGAGATCATCAGCGTGTGCGACGGGCCGGATCGATTGCGGGCAAGGCTTGCCGAGCTTTTGCCGGTGGCATTCGGGCCGAGGGCACTCGACCCTGTCGACGAACCAAAACGAACGCTTTCATGA